One Actinoplanes missouriensis 431 DNA segment encodes these proteins:
- a CDS encoding FecCD family ABC transporter permease, giving the protein MQLTEEKQQATLKSYKKVGLIGGLAAGLVVICLVAAGKGQVPIAPAEVAGSLLHRLGLDLGPLPSAAQGENALWLVRFPRVVLAVIVGASLGCAGALMQGVFGNPLAEPGVVGVSSGAAVGAAAAIVSGVTVLGAWSTAAAAFAGGIITTFLVYAMSRSAGRTEVVTLVLTGVAVNATAGALLGLLMFLTDDDGVRAIAFWQLGSLAQATWGAVAVAGPCAIAGLAVAALCARRLDLLALGERPARHLGVDTERLRITAIVATALLTASAVAFTGIISFVGLVVPHLIRMVAGPGHRVLIPASALGGAVIVVTGDLIARTAIDYQELPLGVLTAVVGGPAFFWLLRRTRARAGGWG; this is encoded by the coding sequence GTGCAGCTGACCGAGGAAAAGCAGCAAGCGACGCTCAAGTCGTACAAGAAGGTGGGGTTGATCGGGGGTCTGGCGGCCGGGCTCGTGGTCATCTGCCTGGTGGCGGCGGGGAAGGGACAGGTGCCGATCGCGCCGGCCGAGGTCGCCGGCTCGCTGCTGCACCGCCTCGGCCTGGACCTCGGTCCGCTGCCGTCGGCGGCGCAGGGTGAGAACGCGCTGTGGCTGGTGCGGTTCCCGCGCGTGGTGCTCGCGGTGATCGTCGGGGCGTCGCTGGGCTGCGCGGGCGCGCTGATGCAGGGCGTCTTCGGCAACCCGCTCGCCGAACCGGGCGTGGTCGGCGTCTCGTCCGGCGCGGCGGTGGGCGCGGCCGCGGCGATCGTCAGCGGCGTCACCGTCCTCGGGGCCTGGAGCACCGCGGCCGCCGCCTTCGCCGGCGGCATCATCACCACCTTCCTGGTGTACGCGATGTCGCGCTCAGCCGGCCGGACCGAGGTCGTGACGCTGGTCCTGACCGGCGTGGCCGTGAACGCGACGGCCGGCGCGCTGCTCGGGCTGCTGATGTTCCTGACCGACGACGACGGCGTCCGAGCCATCGCGTTCTGGCAGCTCGGCAGCCTCGCGCAGGCCACCTGGGGCGCGGTCGCAGTGGCCGGACCCTGCGCGATCGCCGGTCTCGCGGTGGCGGCCCTCTGCGCCCGCCGCCTCGATCTGCTGGCGCTCGGCGAACGGCCGGCCCGGCACCTCGGCGTCGACACCGAACGGCTGCGGATCACCGCGATCGTCGCGACCGCGCTGCTCACCGCGTCGGCCGTGGCGTTCACCGGCATCATCAGCTTCGTCGGCCTGGTCGTGCCGCACCTGATCCGGATGGTCGCCGGCCCCGGGCACCGGGTGCTGATCCCGGCGAGCGCGCTGGGCGGCGCGGTCATCGTGGTGACCGGTGACCTGATCGCCCGGACCGCCATCGACTATCAGGAACTACCGCTCGGGGTGCTCACCGCCGTGGTCGGCGGACCGGCTTTCTTCTGGCTGCTGCGCCGCACCCGGGCCCGCGCCGGAGGCTGGGGATGA
- a CDS encoding heme ABC transporter ATP-binding protein gives MIATGVSVRLGGREVVTGVDLHADPGEVVALVGPNGAGKSTLLAALAGDVAYTGRVEIDGREIGSYKAAELARHRSVLPQKATLSFPFDVGEVIRMGRAPWAGRPEGDDDEDAVIEAMKWTETSALSDRPFPALSGGEQARVALARVLAQRTPVLLLDEPTAALDLRHQELVMAAARARAADGAAVVVVLHDLGLAAAYADRAYVLAAGRVRRSGPPAEVFTAELLSDVYQHRVEVIHHPRTGTPLIVPHR, from the coding sequence ATGATCGCGACCGGAGTGTCCGTGCGACTGGGCGGCCGCGAGGTCGTGACCGGCGTCGACCTGCACGCCGACCCGGGTGAGGTGGTGGCGCTCGTCGGGCCGAACGGCGCCGGCAAGTCCACATTGCTCGCCGCACTGGCCGGCGATGTCGCGTACACCGGCCGGGTGGAGATCGACGGCCGGGAGATCGGCTCCTACAAGGCCGCCGAGCTGGCCCGGCACCGATCGGTGCTGCCGCAGAAGGCGACCCTGTCGTTCCCGTTCGACGTCGGCGAGGTGATCCGGATGGGCCGGGCGCCGTGGGCCGGTCGGCCGGAGGGCGACGACGACGAGGACGCCGTCATCGAGGCGATGAAATGGACCGAGACCAGCGCGTTGTCCGATCGCCCGTTCCCGGCGCTCTCCGGCGGTGAGCAGGCGCGGGTGGCGCTCGCCCGGGTGCTGGCCCAGCGGACGCCGGTGCTGCTGCTCGACGAGCCGACCGCGGCGCTCGACCTGCGCCATCAGGAGCTGGTCATGGCGGCCGCGCGGGCGCGCGCCGCGGACGGGGCGGCGGTGGTGGTCGTCCTGCACGATCTGGGGCTGGCCGCCGCGTACGCGGATCGGGCGTATGTGCTGGCCGCGGGCCGGGTGCGGCGGTCCGGGCCGCCGGCCGAGGTGTTCACCGCGGAGCTGCTCAGCGACGTCTACCAGCACCGCGTCGAGGTGATCCACCATCCACGGACCGGGACGCCGTTGATCGTGCCGCACCGTTAA
- a CDS encoding DNA adenine methylase: protein MALLLPRRSAALRYPGSKWSIAGSVIAHFGAHHHYLEPYFGSGAVFFTKEPSPHELINDTNGAVVNLFRMLRDRTEELCWALEATPWSRDEYAISDVITGDPLEDARRFVVRVWQAHASDLAKKTGWKTRGVRQRARGMSDRWSRVPAELRSMAWRLAEAEIENRPAVDVMRRFSAADCLIYADPPYLPQVRTQRMYGQEMTTAEHVEMLDVLRRHAGPVVLSGYDNDLYNAALAGWRQVTLKPPKVEKGATRTEKLWIKP, encoded by the coding sequence GTGGCGCTGCTGCTTCCGCGCAGGTCAGCAGCGCTGCGCTATCCCGGTTCCAAATGGTCCATCGCCGGCTCGGTGATCGCCCACTTCGGTGCTCACCATCACTATCTCGAGCCCTATTTCGGCAGTGGCGCGGTCTTCTTCACCAAGGAACCGTCACCCCACGAACTCATCAACGACACCAACGGCGCCGTGGTCAACCTGTTCCGGATGCTGCGCGACCGCACCGAGGAACTGTGCTGGGCCCTCGAAGCGACACCCTGGTCCCGCGACGAGTACGCGATCTCCGACGTGATCACCGGTGACCCGCTGGAGGACGCCCGCCGATTCGTGGTGCGGGTCTGGCAGGCGCACGCGAGCGACCTCGCCAAGAAGACCGGATGGAAGACCCGCGGGGTACGGCAGCGCGCCCGCGGGATGTCCGACAGGTGGAGCCGGGTGCCCGCCGAGCTGCGGTCGATGGCCTGGCGCCTCGCCGAGGCGGAGATCGAGAACCGGCCGGCGGTCGACGTGATGCGCCGCTTCTCGGCCGCCGACTGCCTGATCTACGCCGACCCGCCCTACCTGCCCCAGGTGCGCACCCAGCGGATGTACGGCCAGGAGATGACGACGGCGGAGCATGTCGAGATGCTCGACGTGCTCCGCCGTCATGCCGGTCCCGTGGTCCTCAGCGGGTACGACAACGACCTCTACAACGCGGCCCTGGCGGGGTGGCGACAGGTCACCCTCAAGCCGCCGAAGGTGGAGAAGGGCGCCACCCGTACCGAAAAGCTCTGGATCAAGCCTTAA
- a CDS encoding helix-turn-helix domain-containing protein, translating to MFGDDDYPAYTMGRAAEITGASQDFLRRLDEEKLITPFRSAGGHRRYSRYQLRLAARAREMVDQGTALEAACRIIILEDQLEEALRQNEIYKRQDEAREDLS from the coding sequence ATGTTCGGTGACGATGACTATCCCGCCTACACCATGGGCCGCGCCGCGGAGATCACCGGCGCATCGCAGGACTTCCTGCGGCGGCTCGACGAAGAGAAGCTGATCACCCCGTTCCGATCCGCCGGCGGTCACCGCCGCTACTCCCGCTACCAGCTGCGTCTCGCCGCTCGCGCCCGGGAGATGGTCGATCAGGGCACCGCCCTGGAAGCCGCCTGCCGGATCATCATTCTCGAGGACCAGCTGGAGGAGGCCCTCCGGCAGAACGAGATCTACAAGCGTCAGGACGAGGCTCGCGAGGATCTCAGCTGA
- a CDS encoding EAL domain-containing protein, whose amino-acid sequence MPTAPAPGTTVTIEAVLAGRLVRPLFQPIVELSARTVVGLEALARGPAGSALEFPDRLFAAGAAAGRLGELDMLCFERALEGAMAAPVAPPLLFANGEPAVMDQPLSPRLMELFASGPSFRTILEYTERALPSVPGSLLRLAGQIQLGGNGVALDDVGVDPMSLAFLPVLEPEVIKLDMSLVRDPHAAHSRTVAAVVRAEAQRTGALVIAEGIETEDDLVTARELGAHWGQGWLFGRPGPLDVATHRYDPAAASALRPPRPGFHQPPGTPFEVASARAPRQPGTAAGIAAALDRVRDIAASDDAAVIVASTADLPVPLHELAGRARSTIVLDRPVPGEVAVAVIGPGYGHAVCIRSAGGPELVIVDDLPTVAAVSRVLLNRHTRG is encoded by the coding sequence ATGCCGACCGCGCCCGCCCCGGGAACCACTGTCACGATCGAGGCCGTGCTGGCCGGGCGGCTCGTGCGGCCGCTCTTCCAGCCGATCGTGGAGCTGTCCGCCCGTACCGTGGTGGGGTTGGAAGCTCTTGCCCGCGGCCCGGCCGGAAGCGCTCTGGAATTCCCGGACCGGTTGTTCGCCGCCGGAGCCGCCGCCGGTCGGCTCGGCGAGCTCGACATGCTCTGCTTCGAACGCGCCCTGGAAGGCGCGATGGCGGCTCCCGTCGCGCCGCCGCTGCTCTTCGCCAACGGCGAGCCGGCCGTGATGGACCAGCCGCTGTCGCCCCGGCTGATGGAGTTGTTCGCGAGCGGACCCTCGTTCCGGACCATCCTGGAATACACCGAACGCGCGCTGCCCTCGGTGCCCGGCAGCCTGCTGCGCCTGGCCGGGCAGATCCAGCTCGGCGGCAACGGGGTCGCCCTGGACGACGTCGGCGTGGACCCGATGTCCCTGGCGTTCCTGCCGGTCCTCGAACCGGAGGTGATCAAGCTCGACATGAGCCTGGTCCGCGACCCGCACGCGGCGCACAGCCGCACTGTCGCAGCCGTGGTGCGCGCCGAAGCACAGCGGACCGGCGCTCTGGTGATCGCCGAGGGCATCGAGACCGAGGACGACCTGGTCACCGCCCGCGAGCTCGGGGCGCACTGGGGTCAGGGCTGGCTGTTCGGCCGGCCCGGCCCGCTCGATGTGGCCACCCATCGTTACGACCCGGCCGCGGCCTCCGCCCTGCGCCCGCCCAGGCCCGGCTTCCACCAGCCCCCGGGCACCCCGTTCGAGGTGGCCTCGGCGCGGGCGCCGAGGCAGCCGGGCACGGCCGCGGGGATCGCTGCGGCACTTGATCGGGTACGGGACATCGCCGCCTCCGACGACGCGGCGGTGATCGTGGCCTCGACCGCCGACCTCCCCGTCCCGCTCCACGAACTCGCCGGACGGGCCCGCTCCACGATCGTGCTCGACCGTCCGGTGCCGGGCGAGGTCGCGGTCGCGGTGATCGGGCCGGGCTACGGGCACGCGGTGTGCATCCGATCGGCGGGCGGGCCGGAGCTGGTGATCGTGGACGATCTGCCGACGGTCGCGGCGGTCAGCCGCGTCCTGCTGAACCGGCACACCCGGGGATGA